One part of the Acidobacteriota bacterium genome encodes these proteins:
- a CDS encoding site-2 protease family protein encodes MNAVTVIGVAALAIVSITSHEAAHGFVADRLGDPTARERGRLTLNPIPHIDLFFTILLPLFLILSGSGFIFGGAKPVPVDVSRLRNPRRDWALVGAAGPAMNVLMAATLTAVLSVAVLVGLADSSSSLTEILAVGIFLNALLAVFNLIPIPPLDGSRVVQYFLSGETLALYRRLERFGLLIIMAAVYFVPQLQVPLSEAIFGLIALVTTPFGVAAIVESVLRNVLFG; translated from the coding sequence ATGAATGCAGTGACCGTAATCGGCGTGGCGGCTCTGGCGATCGTCTCCATCACCAGCCACGAGGCCGCCCACGGATTCGTAGCCGACCGCCTGGGCGATCCCACGGCGCGTGAGCGGGGGCGGCTCACATTGAACCCGATTCCTCACATCGACTTGTTCTTCACGATCCTGCTGCCGCTGTTTCTCATCCTCTCCGGTTCGGGTTTCATTTTCGGCGGGGCGAAGCCGGTCCCTGTCGACGTCTCGCGTTTGAGAAACCCGCGGCGGGACTGGGCGCTCGTGGGAGCGGCGGGGCCGGCGATGAATGTGCTCATGGCCGCCACGCTGACAGCCGTGCTCTCGGTCGCCGTGTTGGTGGGGCTGGCCGATTCGTCCTCGAGTCTGACGGAAATCCTCGCAGTCGGGATCTTTCTGAATGCGCTGCTCGCCGTCTTCAACCTGATCCCGATCCCGCCGCTGGACGGATCGAGGGTCGTGCAGTACTTCCTCTCCGGTGAAACCCTCGCGCTGTATCGCCGGCTCGAGCGGTTCGGCCTGCTCATCATCATGGCGGCGGTGTACTTCGTCCCGCAGCTTCAGGTACCGCTCAGCGAAGCGATCTTCGGTCTCATCGCGCTCGTCACGACGCCATTCGGCGTGGCAGCCATCGTCGAGTCCGTGCTGCGGAACGTACTGTTCGGCTAA